In Kineococcus sp. NBC_00420, a single genomic region encodes these proteins:
- a CDS encoding flagellar basal body-associated FliL family protein: protein MAKDKTKGDGEAKPGGKKKMIIIAAGAAVLLAGGVGGGVFFLTKGDSASAATATPTPTLTPGDVTALDPISVNLADGHYLKIGVGLQGVLAASSGHEGSSTGLDGSKAYDLIINEYSNLSMSDLENADQRNHFKDELQGKIIEAYKTHDDKGVATEGVMGIYLTSFVMQ, encoded by the coding sequence ATGGCCAAGGACAAGACCAAGGGCGACGGCGAGGCCAAGCCCGGCGGCAAGAAGAAGATGATCATCATCGCCGCGGGCGCGGCCGTCCTGCTCGCCGGTGGCGTGGGTGGTGGTGTCTTCTTCCTCACCAAGGGCGACAGCGCCTCCGCCGCGACGGCGACCCCCACGCCGACCCTCACCCCGGGTGACGTCACCGCGCTCGACCCGATCAGCGTCAACCTCGCCGACGGTCACTACCTGAAGATCGGCGTCGGGCTGCAGGGCGTCCTCGCCGCCAGCAGCGGCCACGAGGGCAGCAGCACCGGCCTCGACGGCTCCAAGGCCTACGACCTGATCATCAACGAGTACTCGAACCTGTCGATGAGCGACCTGGAGAACGCCGACCAGCGCAACCACTTCAAGGACGAGCTGCAAGGCAAGATCATCGAGGCGTACAAGACGCACGACGACAAGGGCGTGGCGACCGAGGGGGTCATGGGCATCTACCTGACCTCCTTCGTCATGCAGTGA
- a CDS encoding flagellar FlbD family protein, protein MILVTRLNGSVFAVNPDLIQRVDATPDTVITLVDGAKFVVTEPLAEIIERVMAFRARVVATAHSLEETGTADVLELPHHTTESTHSDTDGDLPAPVPLHRRRP, encoded by the coding sequence GTGATCCTCGTGACTCGCCTCAACGGATCGGTGTTCGCCGTGAACCCCGACCTGATCCAGCGTGTCGATGCAACCCCTGACACGGTCATCACGCTCGTGGACGGCGCCAAGTTCGTCGTCACCGAACCGCTGGCCGAGATCATCGAGCGCGTCATGGCGTTCCGCGCGCGGGTCGTCGCGACCGCGCACTCCCTGGAGGAGACGGGGACCGCCGACGTCCTGGAGCTCCCGCACCACACCACCGAATCCACCCACAGCGACACGGACGGCGACCTGCCGGCCCCGGTCCCGCTGCACCGCAGGAGGCCCTGA
- a CDS encoding flagellar hook protein FlgE has translation MFSGVSGLRAHQTMMDVVGNNIANVNTTGYKSDSVVFADTLSQLTKAAGAPTNASGGTNPSQVGLGVRVDAISQNMTQGSAQATGKATDLMLQGDGMFAIQQGDGTFYSRNGSFTLDANGSIVTNDGGYVMGWKADAAGTVNTNAQIGKLVIPSDSVMPAVATTTSTLRGNIDRTFKTPSTVPTADTTLPGAAPTAPDEKVPGTVVTTAINSYDAQGNLSKLTVTFTNTVIHTPAVGSNADKYAPTNDWKMVITDANGNVVKSTGTKGASAGASATEQDLSFDPSGASSSVKQVYLAAPGSPTGRELSIDLTALTGYVGSSGASSINPTTDGAPIGTLTSYAFGTDGVITGNYSNGYKQTLGQIAIASFNNAAGLRKEGNSLYSVSTNSGNPVYGIAGQAGRGGLLAGSLEMSNVDLSSEFTELILAQRGFQANSKVITASDEILQDLVNLKR, from the coding sequence ATGTTCTCCGGTGTCAGTGGTCTCCGTGCGCACCAGACGATGATGGACGTCGTCGGCAACAACATCGCCAACGTCAACACGACCGGCTACAAGAGCGACTCCGTCGTCTTCGCCGACACGCTGTCGCAGCTGACCAAGGCCGCCGGCGCCCCCACGAACGCCAGCGGTGGTACGAACCCCTCGCAGGTCGGTCTCGGTGTCCGCGTCGACGCGATCTCGCAGAACATGACGCAGGGTTCGGCGCAGGCCACCGGCAAGGCGACCGACCTGATGCTGCAGGGCGACGGGATGTTCGCCATCCAGCAGGGCGACGGCACGTTCTACAGCCGCAACGGGTCCTTCACGCTCGACGCGAACGGGTCCATCGTCACCAACGACGGTGGGTACGTCATGGGCTGGAAGGCCGATGCGGCGGGCACGGTCAACACGAACGCGCAGATCGGGAAACTGGTCATCCCGTCCGACTCGGTCATGCCGGCCGTCGCGACGACCACCAGCACCCTCAGGGGCAACATCGACCGGACGTTCAAGACGCCGTCCACAGTTCCGACCGCCGACACCACGCTGCCGGGCGCCGCCCCGACCGCGCCGGACGAGAAGGTCCCCGGGACGGTCGTGACCACCGCGATCAACTCCTACGACGCCCAGGGCAACCTGTCCAAGCTGACCGTGACGTTCACCAACACGGTCATCCACACCCCGGCCGTCGGGTCGAACGCGGACAAGTACGCCCCGACCAACGACTGGAAGATGGTCATCACCGACGCCAACGGGAACGTCGTGAAGTCCACCGGCACCAAGGGCGCCTCAGCTGGTGCGTCGGCGACCGAGCAGGACCTCAGCTTCGACCCCAGCGGCGCCTCGTCGTCCGTCAAGCAGGTCTACCTGGCGGCCCCGGGCAGCCCGACCGGTCGTGAACTTTCGATCGACCTCACCGCGCTCACGGGCTACGTGGGTTCCTCCGGCGCCAGCAGCATCAACCCGACCACCGACGGCGCGCCGATCGGTACCCTCACCAGCTACGCGTTCGGCACCGACGGTGTCATCACCGGCAACTACTCCAACGGCTACAAGCAGACGCTGGGCCAGATCGCCATCGCGTCCTTCAACAACGCAGCTGGTCTGCGCAAGGAGGGGAACTCCCTCTACTCGGTGTCGACGAACTCGGGCAACCCCGTCTACGGCATCGCCGGTCAGGCCGGTCGCGGTGGGCTGCTCGCGGGCTCGCTGGAGATGTCGAACGTCGACCTCTCCTCGGAGTTCACCGAGCTCATCCTCGCCCAGCGCGGTTTCCAGGCGAACTCGAAGGTCATCACGGCCTCCGACGAGATCCTGCAGGACTTGGTCAACCTGAAGCGCTGA
- a CDS encoding COG4705 family protein, whose product MTSPLRTATNKVPEVTAFFWIVKVLATTVGETAADYLNETLGFGLSATSIVMGLLLAIVLVAQFRSRTYRPPLYWLAVVLISVVGTLITDNLTDVAGVPLIASTVAFAVLLTATFAVWYAREGTLSIHAVDSRSREAWYWLTILFTFALGTAAGDLIAEEAGLGYLPSVALFAAAIAVVAVLRFGVKLSAVATFWAAYVLTRPLGASLGDLLSQAKGDGGLGLGTTATSAIFLAAILVVVVYLTRSRIDSPDRGLVTR is encoded by the coding sequence ATGACATCTCCCCTGCGCACCGCCACGAACAAGGTTCCCGAGGTCACCGCCTTCTTCTGGATCGTCAAGGTCCTCGCCACCACGGTCGGCGAGACGGCCGCCGACTACCTGAACGAGACCCTCGGGTTCGGCCTGAGCGCCACGAGCATCGTCATGGGCCTCCTGCTGGCGATCGTGCTCGTCGCGCAGTTCCGGTCGCGCACCTACCGGCCCCCGCTGTACTGGCTCGCCGTCGTCCTCATCAGCGTCGTCGGCACCCTGATCACCGACAACCTCACGGATGTCGCCGGAGTTCCGCTGATCGCCTCGACGGTCGCCTTCGCGGTCCTGCTGACCGCCACGTTCGCCGTCTGGTACGCCCGGGAGGGGACGCTCTCGATCCACGCCGTCGACTCCCGCAGCCGCGAGGCCTGGTACTGGCTGACCATCCTCTTCACGTTCGCCCTCGGTACCGCCGCCGGCGACCTCATCGCGGAGGAGGCGGGTCTCGGCTACCTGCCCTCGGTCGCGTTGTTCGCCGCGGCCATCGCCGTCGTCGCCGTGCTGCGCTTCGGCGTCAAGCTCAGCGCCGTGGCGACCTTCTGGGCCGCCTACGTCCTGACCCGCCCGCTCGGCGCTTCGCTCGGCGACCTGCTGTCGCAGGCCAAGGGCGACGGGGGACTCGGCCTCGGCACCACCGCCACCAGCGCGATCTTCCTCGCCGCGATCCTCGTCGTCGTGGTGTACCTGACCCGCAGCCGCATCGACTCCCCCGACCGCGGACTCGTGACCCGCTGA
- a CDS encoding motility protein A: MDFATIGGFIVTVAAILWTQNHEGGSPTDLLLPGPLVIVIIGTVGVGFMGGTLKDGIGAFKSLKRAFLGKPKDSGATVGVIVSMAERARREGLLALEDAIKEVDDEFLRDGLQTAIDGTDPDELYEILSAQIQAKKAADKQAAKIFGDMGGYAPSVGICGTVISLTVVLANLTNAAALGPLIAGAFVATFWGVASANILYLPLQSRLTRLSAIETAQMELVVEGILAIQAGSNPRSVAKKLESLLPPGTAVPDKKAA, encoded by the coding sequence ATGGACTTCGCAACCATCGGCGGGTTCATCGTCACCGTCGCCGCCATCCTCTGGACGCAGAACCACGAGGGTGGTTCGCCCACGGACCTCCTGCTGCCCGGCCCGCTCGTCATCGTCATCATCGGGACGGTCGGCGTCGGCTTCATGGGCGGCACGCTGAAGGACGGCATCGGGGCCTTCAAGTCCCTGAAGCGGGCCTTCCTGGGCAAGCCCAAGGACTCCGGCGCCACGGTCGGCGTCATCGTCAGCATGGCCGAGCGTGCGCGCCGTGAGGGCCTCCTGGCCCTCGAGGACGCCATCAAGGAAGTGGACGACGAGTTCCTCCGCGACGGCCTGCAGACCGCGATCGACGGCACCGACCCCGACGAGCTCTACGAGATCCTCAGCGCCCAGATCCAGGCCAAGAAGGCCGCGGACAAGCAGGCGGCCAAGATCTTCGGTGACATGGGTGGCTACGCGCCCAGCGTCGGCATCTGCGGCACCGTCATCTCCCTCACCGTCGTCCTCGCGAACCTGACCAACGCGGCGGCCCTCGGGCCGCTCATCGCCGGCGCGTTCGTCGCGACCTTCTGGGGGGTTGCCAGCGCGAACATCCTCTACCTGCCCCTGCAGAGCCGGCTGACCCGCCTCTCGGCCATCGAGACCGCGCAGATGGAACTGGTCGTCGAGGGCATCCTCGCCATCCAGGCGGGCTCCAACCCCCGCTCGGTCGCGAAGAAGCTCGAGAGCCTGCTGCCCCCGGGCACCGCGGTTCCGGACAAGAAGGCGGCCTGA
- a CDS encoding OmpA/MotB family protein encodes MSAAHKRRHKHEEHEEHANHERWLVAYADMLTVLMALFIVLFALSQVDQLKFAQFKDGLTKGTAASNQAVSGSAGVLDATNGDMPIDISPNSTGQPLQQSISSEVKQVLQRQQTAQTQSDLQDAKKEVQDYREIEKQINDALTAKDDQDQVTYRITSDGLIVGLVADNVFFANASAEVETKGREVLDVIAPILAKLPNDVGVQGHTNSLPLNGSPIYRSNWDLSSARANTVVQRFIAAGIPATHLSSTGYADSRPLYPDGDPKALTGNRRVDLVIASPSSDAVKALLPEVAAQTDTGTGPKELTGTTDTAGAKNTSSVTSTTDLATDIAPNLAANVAH; translated from the coding sequence ATGTCGGCGGCGCACAAGCGGCGTCACAAGCACGAGGAGCACGAGGAGCACGCCAACCACGAGCGGTGGCTGGTGGCCTACGCCGACATGCTCACCGTGCTGATGGCCCTCTTCATCGTCCTCTTCGCCCTCAGCCAGGTCGACCAGCTGAAGTTCGCGCAGTTCAAGGACGGTCTCACCAAGGGGACCGCCGCCTCCAACCAGGCGGTGTCCGGCAGCGCCGGGGTCCTGGACGCGACCAACGGCGACATGCCCATCGACATCAGCCCGAACTCGACCGGTCAGCCGTTGCAGCAGAGCATCTCCTCCGAGGTGAAGCAGGTCCTGCAGCGTCAGCAGACCGCTCAGACCCAGTCCGACCTCCAGGACGCCAAGAAGGAGGTCCAGGACTACCGCGAGATCGAGAAGCAGATCAACGACGCGCTCACCGCGAAGGACGACCAGGACCAGGTGACCTACCGGATCACCTCCGACGGGCTCATCGTCGGTCTGGTCGCCGACAACGTGTTCTTCGCCAACGCCTCCGCCGAGGTCGAGACCAAGGGCCGCGAGGTGCTGGACGTCATCGCGCCGATCCTGGCGAAGCTGCCCAACGACGTCGGGGTCCAGGGGCACACGAACTCTTTGCCGCTGAACGGGTCTCCGATCTACCGCTCCAACTGGGACCTCTCAAGTGCTCGGGCCAACACGGTCGTGCAGCGGTTCATCGCCGCCGGCATCCCCGCCACCCACCTCTCGAGCACGGGGTACGCCGACTCCCGTCCGCTGTACCCGGACGGGGACCCCAAGGCTCTGACGGGCAACCGTCGCGTCGACCTGGTCATCGCCTCCCCGAGTTCGGACGCCGTCAAGGCGCTCCTGCCCGAGGTCGCCGCCCAGACCGACACCGGCACAGGACCCAAGGAACTCACCGGCACCACCGACACCGCCGGTGCGAAGAACACCTCGAGCGTCACCTCCACCACCGACCTCGCCACCGACATCGCGCCGAACCTCGCCGCGAACGTCGCCCACTGA